The Plasmodium knowlesi strain H genome assembly, chromosome: 5 genome has a window encoding:
- a CDS encoding 60S ribosomal protein L15, putative — MGAYKYIQEIWKKKQSDAMHFLLRVRTWEYRQLPVVHRVSKPSRPDKARRLGYKALQGFVIYRVRVRRGDRKKRVRKGVVHGKPKHQGVHKQKSTRNLKSVAEGKVGKSICGNLRVLNSYWVGQDAVYKYYEVILVDPMHNAVRNNPKINWICNPVHKHRELRGLTSAGKKYRGLRVKGHLSAKSRPSIRANWKRRQLIKLRKCR, encoded by the exons ATGGGAGCATACAAGTATATTCAAGaaatatggaagaagaagcagtCGGATGCCATGCATTTCTTGCTCCGAGTTAGAACATGGGAGTACAG GCAACTACCAGTAGTACACCGAGTATCGAAACCGAGCAGGCCCGACAAGGCTAGGAGATTAGGCTATAAGGCACTGCAAGGATTCGTGATATACAGAGTGCGAGTCAGAAGAGGAGACAGGAAAAAGAGAGTGAGAAAAGGTGTTGTGCACGGAAAACCAAAACATCAAGGTGTACATAAACAAAAGTCGacaagaaatttaaaaagtgtTGCAGAGGGAAAAGTAGGAAAAAGTATCTGTGGAAATTTAAGGGTTCTAAATAGCTACTGGGTTGGACAGGATGCTGTGTACAAATATTACGAGGTCATCCTGGTCGATCCTATGCACAATGCTGTTCGAAACAAtccaaaaataaattggatTTGTAACCCTGTACATAAGCATAGAGAATTGAGAGGATTAACATCTGCCGGTAAGAAATACAGAGGACTCCGTGTCAAGGGACACTTATCAGCCAAGAGCAGACCATCCATCAGGGCTAACTGGAAGAGAAGGCAATTAATTAAGTTGCGAAAATGTAGATGA
- a CDS encoding RNA-binding protein, putative, translated as MDSPKDEAPEKVEAETTNKEQKGGAKNEKKSGNAKKNRRKNSMRKSKKKGSLSSKNGQKNYRKMQKSNPASSPNSLPICPPPPPPPPPPPPITRDGEDSYKFRNGSNMGLLNLCPIPGGSAGGMPNPMSSSIPPPNHPMMNPPPSYHHNMNMGPPTTGPLPPMNARNVPHNPNIKTANVNLSCSTNCNMQMNSSNFQSNMYYSNNSKKNYKVNNVMENETYVSTPTLRPAPHHQNNSPMSMNVEKRNMLMSNSYMHQSAISKLPTNEYGDDKQMYGTYPNSIEDSSIPKYYQPRAFGSDPNINMWGGTMGASIPNAPYDSSLANMKYPMYDQSSDKMKFNKYKDKMGRMSNQPFDSRPHNIIVTNIPKNLSSGEILETFRFMGNILRADIMLTSKGEHSGCACLTFPDFESAAFAASRYDGGMLNNQKIKMFVE; from the exons ATGGATTCGCCGAAAGATGAGGCCCCCGAGAAAGTGGAGGCGGAAACCACGAACAAGgaacaaaaggggggagcgaaaaatgagaaaaaatcgggaaatgcaaaaaaaaacagaaggaaaaattctaTGAGGaaatccaaaaaaaaaggatcccTATCTTCGAAAAATGGGCAAAAGAATtacagaaaaatgcaaaagagcAATCCTGCCAGTAGCCCCAATTCATTGCCCATTTGTCCTCCACCAccccctcctcctccacCTCCACCCCCTATAACAAGAGATGGAGAGGACAGCTATAAATTCAGGAACGGTTCCAACATGGGCTTATTAAACCTATGCCCAATTCCTGGAGGCTCCGCTGGTGGGATGCCCAACCCCATGTCCAGCTCGATTCCCCCACCAAATCATCCAATGATGAACCCACCACCCAGTTACCATCACAATATGAACATGGGTCCCCCTACCACTGGACCCTTACCTCCCATGAACGCCAGAAATGTTCCACACAATCCGAACATAAAAACAGCCAATGTCAATCTCAGCTGCAGCACTAATTGTAATATGCAAATGAATTCTTCCAATTTTCAGTCAAACATGTACTACAGTAATaactccaaaaaaaattataaagtgAATAACGtaatggaaaatgaaacTTATGTGTCAACTCCAACGTTGAGGCCAGCTCCTCATCACCAAAACAACAGTCCTATGAGCATGAATgtagaaaaaaggaacatgtTGATGTCCAATAGTTATATGCACCAAAGTG CTATATCGAAGCTTCCAACAAACGAATATGGCGACGATAAACAAATGTACGGGACTTATCCCAACTCCATTGAAGATAGCAGTATTCCCAAATATTATCAGCCCAGGGCTTTTGGAAGTGATCCTA ATATCAATATGTGGGGAGGCACCATGGGCGCGTCCATCCCAAATGCCCCATATGATAGCAGCTTAGCGAATATGAAGTATCCCATGT aTGACCAAAGTTCAGATAAAATGAAGTTCAACAAGTACAAAgacaaaatggggagaatGTCCAACCAACCCTTTGACAGCAGGCCGCATAACATAATTGTCACGAAT ATTCCGAAAAATCTTAGTTCCGGAGAAATTTTGGAAACCTTCAGATTCATGGGGAACATTCTTCGAGCAGATATTATGCTAACCAGCAAG GGCGAGCATTCAGGCTGCGCATGCTTAACCTTTCCGGACTTTGAATCGGCCGCCTTTGCAGCTA gtCGTTATGATGGTGGCATGTTGAACaatcagaaaataaaaatgtttgtagagtaA